DNA sequence from the Gemmatimonadales bacterium genome:
ACTCCGTTCTTTCGCAGGAAGGCGGGCGGGACTTCGGCGACTACGTGCTGCTCAACTCCGCGGAGCTCGCGCTCCGCCAGCGACTCGACCCGCGAAGCTCCATCGGGCTCGGCCTGGACGTGGAGGAGAGCCAGTCGGTAGGCGTGAGCGCCTCGCCGGCCACGGGAACCTACCGGGCCAACCCGGCACTCGGCGCGGGGACCTACCGGGTGGCGCGGCTCGAGTTCGAGCGGGCGAGTGGCGGGGTGGCGGTGCGCCGGGATCTCCAGGGCCGGCTCTCGCTCGAGGCGGGCGATGGGCCCCGAGGCTACGCCCGGGTCTCCGCCGACGGTCGCTGGACGGCAAGCCTGGGCGGAACCGAGCTCGAGGCGCGAGGCTACCTCGGGGTGGGAACCGACGGGGTCCCGGCCTACCGGAGCTTCGTCCTGGGGGGCCGGGGCACCCTTGTGGCCGAGCCGTTCCGGGTGTACGGCGGCCGGACCGCCGCGCTGGCCCACTTGGAGTGGCGGTTCGACACGCCGATTCCGGCCCTTCCCCTGGGCACGTTCGCCTCGACCGGCCATCGGATGACCGTCGCACCGTTTCTGAGCGCCGGCTACACCGCGCGGCCCCTCTCAGGGCTACCCTGGGACGCCAGCGATGGCGTGCGGCCGGTGGCGGGGGTCGCGCTCGAGTGGTTCATGCGCCTGCTTCGGATCGAAGCCGGTATCGGCTTGCGCGACGGGCGGTTCGGCGTGACAGTCGACGTGAATCGGGACTGGTGGGGCCTGCTGTAGCCGTCTTATCTTTTCGAGTGCCTGTCGGTCATCCGTCCCGCAGGACCCTCACCCGATTGTCAGAGCCCAGCAATGCTGTTCACCGATGAGTGGTTGGCGCCGAGCATCGAGCCGCTAGTGCCAGCCAAGGCCATCGCGGCTCTCCGACAGGAGCCGGCCTCCGCCCCGGTGTCGCTGTGGGAGACGCTGGTGCAGCGGAAGCTGGCCCAGGACGCGGAGATCCTGACCGCCGTCGCCACCCGGTTCCGGCTGCCGCCGGCCGATCTGTCACGGCTCGACCTCAAGCTCTCCGAGACCGTTCCGGAGCAGGTCGCACGCCGGTTCAACGTGCTCCCCATCCGGCAGACCGATTCCTACCTCGAGGTGGCTACCGCCAATCCATTCGACATCGACGCCGAGAAGATGCTGGCCTTCGCCACCGGGCTCGAGGTCCGCATGGCGCTGGGGTCGCCGGGACGGATCCGCGAGCGGCTGGACGACATGTACCGCAACGAGGACGTGGTCAACCGGCTGCTGGAGGGCATCGAGACCGATTTCGACGTGAAGGCGCTGCCGGACGAGGAAGAGGCCGCGGCCAGCGCCGAGGAGGCGAGCCAGCGCCCGATCATCCGGCTGGTGGACATGATGCTGGCCGACGGGGTTTCCAGCCGAGCGAGCGACATCCATGTGGAGCCGATCGAGGGTGGCGTGGTGGTGCGCTACCGGATCGACGGCGTGCTGCGCCAGGTGATGAAAGTCCCGCGCAACGCCGGGCTGCCCCTCATCTCGCGCATCAAGATCATGGCCGCGATGGATATTGCCGACCGGCTCCGGCCCCAAGACGGCCGGGCCCGCGTCTCGGTGAACGGCGAGGCGGTGGATCTCCGGGTCTCCACTCTGCCGGCCTCGCTCGGCGAAAAGGTCGTCATCCGGATCCTGAGCCAGCGTACCACCGTGCTGACCCTCGAGTCGCTCGGCCTGCACCCGGACGAGCAGCGCGCGGTGTCGAATCTGCTCAACAACAAAGAGGGGATTCTTCTCGTCACCGGCCCCACCGGCTCCGGCAAGACCACCACTCTCTACTCGGCCATCCGGATGATCCAGAGCGAGGGAGTCAACATCGTCACGGTGGAGGATCCGGTCGAGTACCGGTTGGGCCAGAACATCGTCCAGGTGCAGGTGCACGACAAGGCGGGCCTGACGTTCGCGTCCGCCCTCCGCTCGATCCTGCGCCAGGATCCGGACGTGGTGCTCATCGGCGAGATCCGCGACCAGGAGACGGCGCAGATCGCGCTGCAGGCCTCGCTCACCGGCCACCTGGTCCTCTCCACGCTGCACACCAACGACGCGCCGAACGCCGTCACCCGTTTGGTGGACATGGGGCTGGAGGCGTACAAGATCGCGGCGGCGCTGCGCGGAGTGGTGGCCCAACGGCTCATGCGCCGTCTCTGCACGGCGTGCCGGGAGCCGGCCACCGAGCCGGTTCCGGAGCGCGCCGCCCGGTTCTTCCCAGCCGGGGTGAAGCTGTTTCGAGCGGTCGGCTGCCCGGAGTGCACCATGACGGGATACCGCGGGCGCTTCAGCATCGTCGAAGTGCTGACGATGAACTCGGAGCTGGAGCGCCTGATCGGCAAGGGCGGCACCGCCGAGGAGATCGCCGAGGCGGCGCGGGCAGGCGGGATGCTGTCGCTGTGGGAGAGCGGCCTTCGGCACGTGCTGGCCGGTGAGTCGTCGGTGGACGAGCTGCTTCGGGTAACCGACGTGCCGCAGGAGCGCGCCCGGGTGTCTCCCGCCCGGCCGGCGGGGCGGAGCAGCCGGACGGCGGCGCCCGCCGCCCCTGCGGCATCGGCGCCGCCGCCGCCGTCGGCAACCACGTTCGGCTTCCCCACCGGTCTCGAGCTCATCGACGAGGACCTGCCGGAGACGCCGGGCGGCCCGAGCCGGGACACCTGTGTGCTGCTGGTGGAGGATGAAGACCAGCTGCGCCGGGTGATGAAGGACCTGCTGGAGCGTGAGGGCTACGCGGTGGCGGAGGCGCGGGATGGAGTCCAGGCGCTGGACCAGGTGGACCGGGTCGCGCCCGACATCATCGTGCTGGATCTCAATCTGCCGGGCATCGACGGCTACACGGTCCTGCAGCAGCTTCGCTCCCGTCCGGCCACCCGCACGATCCCCATCGTGGTGCTCACCGCCAAGGGTGACGAGGACAACGAAGTGCGCGTCTTTCAGCTGGGGGCCGACGACTTCATCACCAAGCCGTTCCGGGCCCGCGCCCTGTCCGCCCGGCTGGAGGCGGTGCTGGGCCGCCACCGCGCTTGAGCCGGCCGCTCTCCCCCGAGTCCACCTCCCTCCGACCGTCCCCAGACGACCCAACCGGCCCGGGGGGTGCGTCCCCCGATGGAGTCGAGGGACTGGCCCTGATCAAGCCCGCGGTGCGGGCGCAGGCGGCCTACACGCTGGCTGCCCAGCCGGCGCCGCGGAAGCTCAACCAGAACGAGAGTCCCTACGATCTGCCCGCCGAGCTCAAGGGTGAGATTCTGGCGACGGTGGCGGACTCCCCGTGGCAACGCTATCCGGAGTTCGCCCCAGCGGAGCTGCTGGCCGGGCTGGCCGGGCACTACGGATGGGTGCCGGACGGCGTCCTGGTCGGGAATGGATCGAACGAGCTGATTCAAGCCACGCTCTCGGTAACACTGGGCGCGGGCGACGCGGTGGTAGCGCCGACGCCCACCTTCTCGCTCTACCGGCTGCTGACCAACGTGCTGGGCGGCCGCTACTGCGCGGTCGAGCTGGGCCGCGATTTCGCGTACGACATCGGGGCCATCATCGAAGCGGCGGTGCGGGAGCGGGCCCGGGTGGTGGTGCTCAACTCGCCCAACAACCCGACCGGATCGCCGCTGCCGGCGGACGCCGTGGCGCGGGTGCTGGAAGAGACGGGCGCGCTGGTGGTGTGCGACGAGGCCTACCAGGAGTTCGGCGGCCCCACGGCGGTGCCGCTCCTGGCCACGACCTCGCGGCTGGTGGTCCTGCGCACCTTCTCCAAGGCCTTCGGCATGGCGGGGCTGCGGTTCGGTCTGGCGCTGGCGCACCCAGCGGTCGCGCGCGAGATCGCCAAGGGCAAGCTACCGTACAACCTGAATCTGGTGACGCTGGCAGCGGCGGCGGTGGCGCTGCGGCACCGCGGGGTGCTGGCGGAGCGGGTGCGCGAGATCGCTGCTACCCGGGAACGGTTCGTCCGGCGCATCACGGGCCTCGCCGGCATCACAGTGTATCCCACTGCGGCGAATTTCGTCCTGATACGCTGCAAGGGAGTGCCGGCGAGAGTGGTGTTCACCCGGCTGTACCAGGAGCATGGGATCCTGGTTCGCGACGTCTCCAGCGCGCCCGAGCTGGCGGAGTGCCTGCGGATCTCGGTGGGGACGCCGGAGGACATGGAGGCGGTGGCGGGAGCGCTGGAAGGGATGCTGGGGGAAGGACGGGAAGGGCGGGAAAGACGGGAAAGACGGGAAGGACGGGAAGGTGATGCATAAATCGAGACCCGAGCAGATCGCGGGGCCGGGGCGGGGACCTTCCCGTCTTTCCCGTCTTTCCCGTCTTTCCGCCCCCGCCGGCTAGCCATGCGCCGCACCGCTGAGATCAGACGCACAACCAAGGAGACCGATCTCCATGTCCAGGTCGACCTGGACGGCCGGGGCACGGCCACGGTGCACACCGGGATCGGCTTCTTCGATCACATGCTGGAAGCGTTGGCCCGGCATGGACTGCTCGATCTCACCATCGAGGCGCGGGGGGATCTCCACGTGGACGGCCATCACACGGTCGAGGACACCGGTATCGCCCTCGGGCAGGCCCTCGCCCGCGCCCTCGGCGACCGCGCCGGCATCCGCCGGTACGGCGACGCACTCGTGCCGCTCGACGAGGCGCTGGTGCGCGCCGTGGTCGATGTCTCGGGGCGGCCGCATCTCACGTACCAGATCGACATCCCCAAGTGGCAGATGTTGGGCGACTACGATGTGTTCCTGACCCCCGAGTTCTTCCGCGCGCTGGTGCTCAACGCGGGGCTCACCGTCCATCTCGACCTGGTCCGGGGCGACAACCCGCACCACATCGTGGAGGCGGCGTTCAAGGCGTTCGCCCGCGCGCTCGACGCCGCCACCGAGCTGGACCCGCGGGTCACCGGAGTACCATCCACCAAGGGCACGCTGTGATCGTGGTGGTGGACTACGGGGTGAACAACCTCACCAGCGTGGTGCGGGCGCTCGCCGCGGGCGGCCACTCGGCGCGGCTCACCACCGATCCGGACCAAGTCCGTGCGGCCGATCATGTGCTCGTCCCGGGCGTGGGACACTTCGGCCAGGCCTCCCGCACGCTGGAGACCAGCGGCCTGGGGGCCGCCGTCCGGGAAGTCGCGACCGCCGGCCGCCCGGTGATGGGGATCTGCCTGGGCCTGCAGCTCTTCTTCGAGACCAGCGAGGAGGCGCCGGAGGCGCACGGACTCGCTCTCCTTCCCGGGACGGTCCGACGCTTCGTGACGGCGCTGCACGTGCCGCACGTGGGCTGGGCCCGGGTGGATCTCACCGTCGCCGGCCGCCGGCACCCGGTGCTTGCGCCGCTCTTTCCCGACGGGTCCCAGTTCTTCTATCACGTGCACAGCTATCATCCGGCCGAGCTGGCCGACGATGCGGTGCTCGGCACCGGGACCTACGACGGCGTCTTTCCCACGGTGGTGGGCCGGAACAACGTGATCGGCACCCAGTTCCATCCGGAGAAGTCCCAGCGCGCCGGCATCGAGCTGCTGGACGGATTCGCCCGGTGGCGGCCGTGACCACGATCCGGGTAGCCTTGGTCGACGTCTACGTCCTCCGCGGAACGGGACCGGCCCTCGAGTGCCTGGTACTCCGGCGCGCCGCGGGCGGCCGCTGCCCCGGTTCCTGGGAAGCGGTGCACGGCCACATCGAGCCCGACGAGCGGCCCGTGGCGGCCGCCCTGCGGGAGCTGATGGAGGAGACCGGTCTCACGCCGGTTCGGCTGTACAACCTGAGCCGGATGGAAACGTTCTACCTGCACCGCTCGGACGAGGCTGCGCTGGTACCGGTCTTCGCCGCGTTCGTGCCGGCGGATGCCACCGTGCGCCTGGGCACCGAGCACGACCACTCGGAGTGGCTGGCGCCGGAGGCCGCGCGCCGGCGCTTCGCCTGGCCACGGGAGGCGCGGGCGCTGGAGGACATCATCGCCCTGCTCGCCGCGGGGGACGCGGGAGCCGTCGAGGACGTGCTGCGCGTATGCTAGCCCGGCGGATCATTCCCTGCCTCGACGTGGCCGGAGGCCGGGTGGTGAAAGGCGTGCACTTCGAGTCGCTCCGGGACGCGGGCGACCCGGTGGCGCAGGCCGCCCGCTATGACGCCGAGGGCGCGGACGAGCTGGTATTCCTCGACATCTCGGCCGGCCCGGAGGAGCGGAAGACCACCCTCGCGATGGTGACCCAGGTGGCCGAGTCGATCTTCATTCCGTTCACGGTCGGCGGCGGCATCCGCACGGTGGCCGATGCGGGTGCCGCGCTCCGGGCGGGGGCGGACAAGGTCTCGGTGAACACCGCGGCCGTGCGCGACCCCTCGCTGGTCTCCCGCCTGGCCGAAAGCTTCGGCACCCAGTGCGTAGTGGCGGCGGTGGACGTGAAGCGCATCGACGGCCGGCTCACTGTCATGGTGAACGGGGGCCGGGAGCAGACCTCGCTGGAGGCAGTCGACTGGATCCGTCAACTGGAATCGCTT
Encoded proteins:
- the hisB gene encoding imidazoleglycerol-phosphate dehydratase HisB; the protein is MRRTAEIRRTTKETDLHVQVDLDGRGTATVHTGIGFFDHMLEALARHGLLDLTIEARGDLHVDGHHTVEDTGIALGQALARALGDRAGIRRYGDALVPLDEALVRAVVDVSGRPHLTYQIDIPKWQMLGDYDVFLTPEFFRALVLNAGLTVHLDLVRGDNPHHIVEAAFKAFARALDAATELDPRVTGVPSTKGTL
- the hisC gene encoding histidinol-phosphate transaminase, encoding MSRPLSPESTSLRPSPDDPTGPGGASPDGVEGLALIKPAVRAQAAYTLAAQPAPRKLNQNESPYDLPAELKGEILATVADSPWQRYPEFAPAELLAGLAGHYGWVPDGVLVGNGSNELIQATLSVTLGAGDAVVAPTPTFSLYRLLTNVLGGRYCAVELGRDFAYDIGAIIEAAVRERARVVVLNSPNNPTGSPLPADAVARVLEETGALVVCDEAYQEFGGPTAVPLLATTSRLVVLRTFSKAFGMAGLRFGLALAHPAVAREIAKGKLPYNLNLVTLAAAAVALRHRGVLAERVREIAATRERFVRRITGLAGITVYPTAANFVLIRCKGVPARVVFTRLYQEHGILVRDVSSAPELAECLRISVGTPEDMEAVAGALEGMLGEGREGRERRERREGREGDA
- the hisF gene encoding imidazole glycerol phosphate synthase subunit HisF — protein: MLARRIIPCLDVAGGRVVKGVHFESLRDAGDPVAQAARYDAEGADELVFLDISAGPEERKTTLAMVTQVAESIFIPFTVGGGIRTVADAGAALRAGADKVSVNTAAVRDPSLVSRLAESFGTQCVVAAVDVKRIDGRLTVMVNGGREQTSLEAVDWIRQLESLGAGEILLTSMDRDGTGAGYDLELLAAAAAAVSIPVIASGGAGRLEHLAQALEAGAHGVLAATIFHFQGSSLPEAREYLRARGYPVRP
- a CDS encoding type II/IV secretion system protein, yielding MLFTDEWLAPSIEPLVPAKAIAALRQEPASAPVSLWETLVQRKLAQDAEILTAVATRFRLPPADLSRLDLKLSETVPEQVARRFNVLPIRQTDSYLEVATANPFDIDAEKMLAFATGLEVRMALGSPGRIRERLDDMYRNEDVVNRLLEGIETDFDVKALPDEEEAAASAEEASQRPIIRLVDMMLADGVSSRASDIHVEPIEGGVVVRYRIDGVLRQVMKVPRNAGLPLISRIKIMAAMDIADRLRPQDGRARVSVNGEAVDLRVSTLPASLGEKVVIRILSQRTTVLTLESLGLHPDEQRAVSNLLNNKEGILLVTGPTGSGKTTTLYSAIRMIQSEGVNIVTVEDPVEYRLGQNIVQVQVHDKAGLTFASALRSILRQDPDVVLIGEIRDQETAQIALQASLTGHLVLSTLHTNDAPNAVTRLVDMGLEAYKIAAALRGVVAQRLMRRLCTACREPATEPVPERAARFFPAGVKLFRAVGCPECTMTGYRGRFSIVEVLTMNSELERLIGKGGTAEEIAEAARAGGMLSLWESGLRHVLAGESSVDELLRVTDVPQERARVSPARPAGRSSRTAAPAAPAASAPPPPSATTFGFPTGLELIDEDLPETPGGPSRDTCVLLVEDEDQLRRVMKDLLEREGYAVAEARDGVQALDQVDRVAPDIIVLDLNLPGIDGYTVLQQLRSRPATRTIPIVVLTAKGDEDNEVRVFQLGADDFITKPFRARALSARLEAVLGRHRA
- the hisH gene encoding imidazole glycerol phosphate synthase subunit HisH gives rise to the protein MIVVVDYGVNNLTSVVRALAAGGHSARLTTDPDQVRAADHVLVPGVGHFGQASRTLETSGLGAAVREVATAGRPVMGICLGLQLFFETSEEAPEAHGLALLPGTVRRFVTALHVPHVGWARVDLTVAGRRHPVLAPLFPDGSQFFYHVHSYHPAELADDAVLGTGTYDGVFPTVVGRNNVIGTQFHPEKSQRAGIELLDGFARWRP
- a CDS encoding NUDIX domain-containing protein codes for the protein MTTIRVALVDVYVLRGTGPALECLVLRRAAGGRCPGSWEAVHGHIEPDERPVAAALRELMEETGLTPVRLYNLSRMETFYLHRSDEAALVPVFAAFVPADATVRLGTEHDHSEWLAPEAARRRFAWPREARALEDIIALLAAGDAGAVEDVLRVC